GACTTCCACGCGGTCGTCCCCGGCGAAATCCGCGGCGAACCGCTCCGCGTTGACGGCCTCGTGCAGGTAGTCGATCTCCAGCAGGCTGGTCTGGGCGAATTCCTCCACCAGCGCCGGCATGTCGGCGCGGCGGGAAACGAGCCGGATGTGGCTGAGCCAGCCGGCAACCTTGCGCAGGGCGGCAAGGTCGACGTCGACAATGGCGCCGATGCCCGGGCGCTGCACTTTCAGCACCACGGCATCGAGTCCGGTGTCCCCGGCGTCGGCAGGATTCAAGCGGCCGCGGTGGGCCTGGCCCAGGGAGGCAGCGGCTATGGGCGTTGGGTCCACGGAGGCATAAACCCTGTCCAGCGGCGTCCCCAGTTCCCGGGCGGCCAGGGCGGAGATGGCAGGGAAGGCGACCGGCGGCACCTCGTCCTGCAACCCCTCCAGTTCTTTGGTGATCTCCGGCGGAAGGACGTCGAGCCGGGAGGACAGGAACTGGCCCACCTTGATCATGAGGCCACCGAGGTCCACGGCCAGGTCATGGAACCGCTGGGCAAAGCGCCGCATCCGCCGTGACCGCGTCCTGGCGGCCACCCGGCTAAGTCCAATCCGCGGCAGGAACAGCTCGAACCACCACGTGGCGGCGAGGTTCCATGCAGCGAAGCGCAGAATCCGCCGGTAGCGGCCGCGGTGCTCCCGCAGGGGCAACTGGGCGTCGGCCCTCTCCTGGACGGTGGACGCCACCCGCGTCAGTCCTGGGCGAGGATGGCGTACAGACGGCGGCGGGCCTCGTCCAGCACCGCCACCGCCTGGTGCACCTGCTCCTGGGTGCCGGTACGGCCAACCTGGGCTGCGGCCTGGGCCAGTTCGATCCCGGCCTTGGGCAGGGAAGCAACGCCGCCGGCCATCGGGCCGGCCGGATCCCATGGCGCAGCCCCGTGGTGGGTTGCCACTTCCTCGCGGCCGGCTTCGGTCAACGAGTAGATTTTTCGGCCGTTCGTTTCCTCGGCTGTAATTGATCCTTCATCCGCCAGCAGCTGCAGGGTGGGATAGACGGAGCCTGCGCTCGGTTTCCAGCTGCCCCCGCTGCGTTCCTCGATCTCGCGGATGATCTGGTAGCCGTGCATGGGCCGCTCGGCCAGCAGGGCCAGCACCGCCGTCCGCACCTCACCTTTCCCGGCGCGGGTTCCGGCCCGCTTTTCAAACCGGGAGCGCAGTTCCTCGACGGCCTGCCACATACCGTCCAGATTGTTCCCGCCGAATCCGCCAGCAGGGTTTGAAGCACGCATCATGAACTCCTTTGTCAATCGTGAACGATATACAACGATACTCAGCGATACATGCCCGCACCATAGGTCAGGACCCAGGCGCGGCAAGGACCAGTCGCAGGGTCAGGACGAACCCTTTATCAGGATTTGCGCAGGGTGAGGATCTGTTCAGCGCGGCCGAACGGCCCCTGCCGGTCGTGCAGCACGGTGGAGGTCAGCCCGATCCCGTCGCTGCCGAACGACACCGCATTGTCCAGTCCCAGCCATTCCCCCCGGGGCCGGCGGTACATGTGGATCTGCAGGTCCAGGTTGGGGAACGCGTAGCTGCCCTTCCCCGGCGGAACCCTGGCCGCGATGCCGTTGGCCGTGTCCACCAAGCCCATGAGCCGGGCCAGGTCGCCGCTGTCGGCGCGGTCGGTCAGGGGGTGGTCGGTGCGGAGCCACACCTTGCCGGCTCCGGGACGGTGGCCCTCGGCCACCCTCATTTCGAGGAGCGGATGTAGCCGCCGGGCCAGACGGCGGCGCCGTCGTACGGCTTGCATTCGTCGGGGCCGGGGATCGCTGCGTCCTCGACGGCGGCGACTTCAGCGGTGTCACTGGTCAGCATGCGCCACCCGGCGGCGCGGATGGCGGTGCGGCCGCCGGCCACGAGTTCCGCCTGCACCAGTTCGATGGTCCTGCCGGGACGCAGCGTGGTGGTCTCGATCCGGAACTCGCCGCCCGGGATCAATCCAAGGATCTCGTAGCTGAGGCGGGCCATCCGCATGTCTTCCCGCGGCTGGTGCCGTTCAAGGACATCGGCCATGAGGCCCGATGCCGGGGCCATGTGCTGTTCGTGGACGTTCCAGGCACCCTGCGCGTGGATGGTGGAGCGGAACCGCCCGCCGCCCAGGTCCTGGTAGTAGAAATTGCCTTCGGCGAGTTCAGGCAGGTCTGCAGTCAAGGCTGGCCCCTTACGGAAATTCAGTGAATTGCCACTAACTCTATCCCCCGCGGACAGCGCACGGCGCGCCAACGCGGGCAACGAAATGTTGGAGGGTGCGGGTGGCAATCGGACTAGAGTAAGGAACTGGTCCTGTCAGCAACCCTCAAAAGAGGTGTTTCATGCGCGTCATCAGCTACAACCTCCGCAAGCACAAGGCCAGCGGCGAACTTCTCGCCCTGGCCCGCAACCATGACATCGATGCGCTGTGCCTTCAGGAAGTGGATGCCAGCGACCTCCCGGAGACCCTGGGCCCGCTGCACCTGGCGGATGCCACCAAGGGCAACCGGCTGGGTCTGGCCATCTACTACCGCACCAGCCGCTTCACCGCACTGGATACGCAGTCCTTCGCGTTGAAGAAATCAATGCATGACAGGGTGCTGGCTCCGGCCCATGAACGGCTCATCGGCACCAGGGTGATGGACACCGAAACGCAGCATGAGCTGGTGATCGGATCCTTCCATGCAGCCCCGCTGACGGCGTCGAACTCTTTGCGGCGCAAGCAGATCCACGCAGCCCACGCTGAACTGCTGAGCATGGGCAAAGGCCTGATGACCCTGATGGTGGGTGACTTCAACTACCCGTTCTTCACCAAGAACCTGGACATGCACATGAAGAACTCCGGGTATGCCCTCTCCCTGAGCAACCGGCGAACGTACACCCGGTACAAGGTGTTCAAGGGCCACTTCGACTTCGCCACCTCGCTGGGCCTGGACATTGCCAGCGTGGAGACGCTCCCGCGCGGAAATTCAGACCACCTGCCCATCCTGGTGACCGCCGACTACGGCGAAGGCTACTAGCCGGAGGCTCACCGGGAGGAGTCCGGGGCCGGCCTACCAGGGTTCGCCGGTGTCCAGCTGCGCCAGCAGCTCCGGCCACGCGGCCGCGAAACCGGGGTGCAGGTCCAGGGCCTCCACCTCTGCCACCGGGATCCAGAGCAGGGCAATGCTCTCGGGGTCGCTGATCACCGGCTCGAAGGATTCCCGCACCCTCACCACCACCGTGGTGTAGGACCAGTAGCCATGGTCCAGCACGGACGTGAACAGCACTTCCACGCTCTCCGACGGGACCGCGGCTTCCTCATACGCCTCGCGGAGGGCGCCGTCAACGGGTTCTTCGCCCTGGTGCAGGGCGCCGCCGGGCAGCCCCCAGGTTCCACCGTTATGACTCCAGACCGCACGGTGCTGCAGGAGCACGCCTTTGGCGGGGTCCCAGGCAAGGACGCCCGCCGCGCCGAAACGGCCCCAGTACCTGCCGCGGTCCCCTTCCACCCAGGCGTCGCCCGGGTCGCGGGGACCTGTGCGCTGCGGTGGGGTGGAGGACATGCCTGCGGACGGAAAATGATCCATTGCTCCAGTCTGACAGGTGAAGCGGCCGGGTGCAGTCCCGCAGGAGCGTCAGGCGTTGTGTCCGTGCTCGACGGCGAAATCGCCACCGGGATACATGACGGTTTCGTGCCCGTCGTCGAAGCGGACGACATACGGCGGGCTTCCACCCTCGCCACGGACCTCCAGAATCACCCCGTGCCGGTCCGAAGACCCCACCGTCCTCCCGTGCACAACGATGCGGTCGCCTTGGGCTGCCTCCATGGCAATCACCTCCAAGCCCCCAGATTACGACTCCACGCGGCATGGGAACAGGGCCCTATGGCAGGATGCCGGGTATGCCGTTGAACCTTGTCCTGCTTGCCGATACCCATGTGCCCAAGCGCGCCAGGCACCTGCCGGAGCAGGTGTGGTCCGCAGTGGAACTCGCCGACGCGGTTTTCCACGCCGGTGATTGGGTGGAGGCGGAACTGCTGGACGAATTCGAACGCCGGAGCAAGCGCCTGCTGGGCGTTTTCGGGAACAATGACGGCCCCCAACTTCGCCGCCGGCTGCCAGAAACGGCCACTGCCACCATTGGCGGGGTTCGCTTTGCGGTGGTCCACGAAACCGGCCAGGCGAAGGGCCGTGAACAGCGGTGCGAGGCGCTGTACCCCGATGCCGACGTCCTGGTGTTCGGGCATAGCCACATCCCCTGGGACACGGTGTCGCCGAACGGGCTGCGGCTGTTGAATCCGGGCTCGCCAACCGACCGACGCCGCCAGCCGGCATGCACCTTCATGGAGGCCGTGGTGGACAGCGGGCGGCTGGCGGAGGTCAGGCTGGTGGAGGTCCGCCGCGACTGAGCCCGCGGAGCGGCTTGGCAGGGCAGGGGGCTTCTGCCTAGGGTAGGAAACGTAAGCATGCTTAGTTTCCAGTGGTTGCCCTCGGCAGCCCCAGGCTGCTTCACCATCCCGGGCGATGAACCAGCCCGCGTCCCGCACGAACAGGAGTACCACCATGACTGACCAGTACACCTTCCGTAATCCCGTGACTGCCTACGAAAAGATCTCCCCGCCCAAGCAACACCAGCCTGAGCCCGGGCTTGATGCGGAACTGGCGCCCAAGGCCGACCTCGGGGAAGAGACCTATCGGGGCACCGGGCGGCTGGAAGGCCGCCGGGCGATCGTGACCGGCGCGGACTCAGGCATCGGGGCAGCGACGGCGATCGCCTTTGCACGGGAGGGCGCCGACGTCGTGCTTTCCTACCTGCCGCAGGAAGAGGAGGACGCCTCCCGCATTGCCGGAATCATTGAGGCCGCCGGTCGCAAGGCCGTCAAGGTCCCCGGCGACCTGAAGGACTCCGCCGTGTGCCGGGACCTGGTGGACACGGCGGTGGCCGTCCTGGGCGGGGTTGACATCCTGGTCAACAATGCCGGGAAACAGGTTGCGCAGGAGGACCTGCAGGACATCAGCGACGAGCAGTTCGACCACACCCTGAAGACCAACGTCTATGCCATGTTCTGGGTGACCAAGGCCGCCGTGCCGCACATGCCGGCGGGCTCAACCATCATCAACACCACGTCGATCCAGGCCTACAACCCGTCCCCCACGCTGGTGGACTACGCCACCACCAAGGCCAGCATCAACAACTTCACCAAGGGCCTGGCCCAGCAGCTGGCGCCCAAGGGGATCCGGGTGAATGCGGTGGCCCCGGGGCCCATCTGGACGCCCCTGCAGGTCAGCAGCGGACAGCCCAAGGAGGAACTGCCGGAGTTTGGCCAGTCCACTCCCCTGGGCCGCGCGGGCCAGCCCGCCGAGCTCGCCCCCGCCTATGTCTTCCTGGCCTCGCCCGAGTCCAGCTACGTGGTGGGCGAGACGCTCAATGTCAACGGCGGCAGCCCCACGCCTTAGCGCGCCCTGGGCTCCCCGTACCCCCCCCCGCGCAGCAGCGGGACAGAAGCCGGGTTTCAGCGGCCGCGTCCTGGTACCAGGAGCTCGTCCGTGGCCGGGTCCGGTTCCCCGTTGAAGAACTGGGCCAGGACGGTCTTGAACACTGTTTCTCCGGGCGCCGCCCGGAGGAACAGTGTCATGCTGGAGCGGAGCTTCCTGGCGTCGATACCGCCGAAAATGTCTTCGGCGGACTGGTCGGCGTGGTTTGCCAGGACCAGCGCGCACTCCAGGAGCCGCGGGCCCAGCACCTCGTGGTCCAGGTAGGCGCGGGCCTCCGCCAGCGAGGAAATGGCGTACTTGCGGGAGGTGGCGCTCTGTCCCAGCCCGGCAATCTGCGGGAAGACAAACCACATCCAGTGCCCGGACTTCCGGCCGACCTGCAGTTCGCCCAGCGCCTGCTCATAGGTTCCGCCGGTGTTTTGCGCGGCAACAAAACGCTCAAGGTCAAACGGCTCATTCATGGGGATCTCCTCGGTACGTTTCAAATGGTCAAGTCTTTTTCAAGGGCGTCGGCCGCCGCCCGCAGCTGGGGGTCCGGGTCTTCCCGCCACCGCGCCACGACAACGCCTGCCCGCTGCCGTTCGCGCTCCCCCAGCCCCGCCAGCAACGGGACCAGGACGTCGGCGAGAAGGGGCCCGGTCAGGTCCGCTGCCTGCGCGGAGCGAAGGAAACCCTCCAGCCGGGTCAGGTCAGAGTGACGGAGCAGCCGCACCCGTGACTGCAGCAGGACCACCGCTGCCAGGCGGCGCTCGAACACCGGCCGGGAACCGGGCCGCGGCTGGCCCCACAGGGCGGAGGCCAGCATGACCGTGCCGTCATGGTCCAGGTCCTTGAACTTCCGCAGCGCATCGCGCACGGTCCCGCGAACGGCCCCCACAGAGGAACCATAAGAGGCAAGCACCCCGCCCAGCCGTGCCCCGACGTCGTCCGCCCGGTACCAGGCGCCCTCGTTCTGCAGGGTCCGGTCCACGAAATCCGCCGCCGCGGACACAACGTCCGCCGTACCGGTCATCGCCCGCGCCCGGACGCCGCGTGGTGGATGCAGTACGGGGTCCACGGGCGGGCTTCCAGCCTGCCCTCGGCGATGGGCTCCCCGCATACGGCGCAGGTTCCATAGGTCCCCGCCGCCAGCCGGGCAAGCGCCGCTTCAATCTGGTCCAGGCTCGCCGAACTCTGTTTCAGGAGCGCAGAGGCCTGTGAGAGTTCGAAGGCGATGGTGGCACCCTCGGGATCGTGCTCGTCGTCGACATTGGAACCCTGGCGCGCCGAGTTTGCTGCCTCGATGTCCGCCCGCAGCGCCGGCAACAGTGCCAGGCGCCGCGCCCGCTCCTCTTCGAGCAGCGCACGGAACCGTTCGAAATCTGGCATGGAGACAGCCTAACGCGTCAGTCAGTACCAGTTCAGGGTTACGGAGTGGTTCCAGGCCGCGCACGGTGAACCGTAGCGGTCACGGATGTAGCCCAGGCCCCATTCGATCTGGGTGCGATAGCTGGTGAGCCAGTCGCCGCCGGCGCTGGCGTACTTCCCCGGGGGCAGGGCCTGGGGAATTCCATAGGCTCCGGAGTAGGCGTTGGTGGCGGTGGTCAACCAGTTGGACTCCTTGGTCCACAGCTGGGCCAGGCACAGGAACTGGCCCTGGCCCCACCCGTAGGCGGGCAGGCGTCCGGACGCGTAGCTTTTCGCCCCGGCGGGATCATTGACCGCGCCGGGGGCCGGACCGGGTTGGGCCGGATTGGCCTGGGCAGGGTCGGCACGGGGTGCGGGCTCCTGGGGCTGCCGGGCTGCCGCTGCGGCACCCTTGGCTGCGGCCTCCGCCTGTCCGCGGGCCTGCTCCTCAGCGGCGGCGCGCTTGGCCGCCTGGGCCGCCTCATAGGCAGCCAGTGCAGCCCAGCCCTGCCGGTACCCACCCTCCATGGCCGCCGTCGTACCTTTCAGCGTGGCGAGCTGGGCGGTCAGCTCAGTGCCGTGCCGCTGCTCCTCCGCGACCTGCCCGGCCAGCGAAGCCTGGGCAGAACGTGCGGCGTCCAGTTTTGCTTTCGCTTCCCCGGACAGGCGTTCCCGCTCGCCCTTGGCGGCCTTTTCCTGTGCGGTGAGCGCGGTGGCCGTCTTTTCGGCGGCCGCAGCATTGCTGACCAGGGTGGCCAGGGCAACCGCCATGAGGCCCCCGTCAAGGGGGAGCCTCCCCAAGGTCACGAACGGGCGCATCGTCCCGAAGCTTACCGTCGGGATTGGGCGCAGGGCAGGGGCCTGTTTCCACATTGTTACCGTGCTTCACGGGCAAAGTATCACCTGAGGTCAGGCCCTGGCTCGCGGTGTATGTCCAGACGTTTGCCCAATGCGAGAGAACAACCTCGTATGTTATCCAAATGTGACAATCACGCCGCACGTGGGTTATGGTCTTTTGGTGTCCCTCTCAGACGGGACATTCCCGTCAGCATGCCGAGCCCTGCCGCTGATCATGGGATTCAACCGCTCCAGTTGGCAGGGACGGGGGAACCAAGTTTCCGCGGCCACTTGTGGCCTTGGGGTTAAGTCGATAGCGCCTCCGCACGTCGCGGGGTTGCTTCCGGCCGGGTATCTCCAGCCCGAACCCGACAGCTCACCCCGCAGGCATGGGAGAGGCGATCAACCGTGTCAAAAATTTCAACCACTGCCCGTCACCGCGCGACCCCGGCCCGCTCCATTGTGCTCGAGGGCCTCGCAGTAACAGCCAAGTCCCAGGCCCGCTCCCTGGGCCGTCCCGCGCTCGCCGTTGCTGCGGCATCCGGCATTGCCTTCGGAGTCGGCGCCCCGGCCCATGCAGGTGTATCCGCCCCGGACACCACTGAGCAGACCAGCGTCCAGGCCACCTCGGCTCCTGCCGCCCCGGCCGCAGCCCCCGCCGCAGCAGCAGGGAACGTCCACACGGTCGTTTCCGGCGACACCCTCGGCGCCATTGCAGCAGCCTACGGCGTCAGCCTCAACGGCGTGCTGTCCGCCAACGGCCTGGGACTGTCCTCGGTCATCTACCCGGGCGACCAGATCCAGATTCCCGGCGCAGGCTACACCGCCGCCCCGGCGCCCGCCCCTGCAGCAGCACCCGTGCAGGCCGCAGCCGCCACCGCACCGGCGAACACCGGCATGAACATGTCCTACGCCTCGGCCACCCCGGTGGCATCCACCACCGGCACGGGCACCGGCGCTGCGATCCTCGCCTCGGCCTACAGCCAGCTGGGCTTCAAGCAGGATTGCACCGCCATGGTCGAGAAGGCTCTGCGCTCCGTCGGCAAGTCCGTGGGCGATCTGGCCCCCACCCAGTTCTTCCAGTACGGCACCGTCGTAGGCGCTCCCGCCCCCGGTGACCTGATCATCACCTCCGGCCACGTGGGCGTTTACGCAGGCAACGGCCAGGTTGTCAGCGGCGGCGTCAACGGCTTCGACACGCAGGTGCACTCCATCAGCTGGCTCGGCGGCTACTCCGCTGTGCGCGTAGCCTAGTCTTCGCACTGTCCGGCGCCGTTGGCGGCGCCGGACGAAGCAGGAGGGTGGCAGCCGGGAATACCGGCTGTCACCCTCCTCTCGTTTTACCCCGCGGGCCGCCTCGGTCAGGTCCCGCAGAAGGTCATGTAGCTGCCGAAGTCGTCGGGCGCCCCCTGCAGGTAACGTTCCAGCCCGGGCCGCTCGGTGAAGGGTTCACTGACCGCCTCCAGCAGCTGCTGCAGCGGAGCCAGGTTTCCGCCGGTGGCAGCGGACAGCGCCTCCTCCACAAGGTGGTTCCGCGGAATGTAGGCCGGGTTCACGCTGTCCATCAGCTCCGCGTCAGGCTGCAGCGCCTGCCACCGCTCCAGCCAGGCATCGAGGGCGGCCAGGTCAAGGACCATGCCGCGCACGGGACGGAGGTCCCCGCGAGCCGCTTTGCCCAGGTTGCGGAAGAACAAGGTGTAGTCCACGGGTCCGTCCTTCAGGATGTCGAGGACATCATCCACAAGGGCCCCGGCGGCGCCGCTTTCATCGACGCCGCCCAGGCCCAGCTTGCCCGTCATCCCGCGGGTCCATGCCTCGCTGTACTGACCGCGGAAGCCGCCGAGTACCTCCACCGCCGGGGCCACGGCTTTTTCCTGGTCCTGGTCAATCAGCGGCAGCATGGCCTCGGCGAGCCGGGCCAGGTTCCATTCGGCAAGGACCGGCTGGTTGGCGTAGGCATAGCGTCCGCCGACGTCGATGGAACTGTAGACGGCGGCCGGGTTGAAGGCGTCCATGAACGCGCACGGGCCGTAGTCGATGGTTTCCCCGGAGATGGTCATGTTGTCCGTGTTCATGACCCCGTGCACGAAGCCCACCAGCATCCACCGGGCCACCAGCTCCGCCTGGGCGGAGACGACCGCCGCGAACAGAGCGAGGTAGGGGTTGGCGGCATCAGCGGCGTGCTGGTAGTGCCTGCTGATGGCGTGGTCCGCCAGCCGTTTCAGGAGGTCCATATTTTCGGTTGCGCGCGCGTACTGGAAGCTGCCTACGCGCAGGTGGCTGCTTGCCACCCGCGCCAGGACGGCGCCGGGCAGCATGTCATCGCGCCGGACCTGCCGCCCGGTGGCCACGACGGCGAGCGACCGGGTGGTGGGAATGTGCAGTGCGTGCATGGCCTCGCTGACAATGTATTCACGCAGCATGGGCCCGACGACGGCACGGCCGTCCCCGGCGCGGGCGAAGGGCGTTCGCCCCGAACCTTTGAGATGGACGTCCAGGAGGCGGCCGGCCCGGTCAGTGACCTCGCCCAGCAGGAGGGCCCGTCCGTCGCCGAGCAGGGGCGAGTATCCGCCAAACTGGTGTCCGGCGTACGCCTGCGCCACGGGTGTGGCACCGGCCGGCACGTGGTTTCCCACCAGGAGCCGCACACCCTCGGGGCTGCGCAGGTATTGCGGGTCGAGGCCCAGGTCCGCTGCCAGCTTCTCGTTCAGGACGAGGAGCTCAGGGCTGGGCGCTTCCTCGGCCTGCCAGGGCACGGCGAGTTCCGCCAGTTCCCGGGCGAAACGGCCATCGAAAGTGACCGTGGATTCAGCTGCTGCTGTCATGGTTTAACCCTATCGCCGTTGTTGGGCCCGCTGCTTCTCCCGCTGGTTGCCGCCGCCGCGGAACAGGGATGCGGTCAAGGTCGTTGGCGGCGATCACGGTAACCCCTGGGGCCCGTGCCTGCGCCTGTTGTTCCAGCACGGAGACGTCGTCACCGTACCGTGCGGAGAAATGGGTGAGCACCAGGGTGCGGACCCCGCCGGACGCCGCCAACTCCCCGGCCTGCCCGGCAGTAAGGTGCAGGTACTGCCGTGCCAGGACGCCGTCGTCGTCGCTGAACGTTGACTCGGTGACCAGCAGGTCAGCGCCGTCCGCCAGGTCGTCGGCGCCGGGGCACGGCGCGGTGTCCATGATGAAGGCGAAGCGCTGGCCCGGCCTGGGTACGCTCACGTCCTCCAGCCTGACTGCCCCAAGGACGCCGTCGCGTTGCAGCCGGCCCACGTCCGGGCCTCCGATTCCTGCCGCCTGGAGCCGCTCCGGCAGGAAGGTGCGTCCGTCAGGCTCCGTCATCAGGTAGCCGTATGTCTCGATGCGGTGCCTCAGTGGCCGCACCTCCAGGCAGTCCGCCACGGGCCCGGCCCCCGAATGCGGATGGAGCCGCAGGTCGATGCCGGGCGAACCCACGGCCACCAAGGCCTGGACCACCGGGTCACCCGACGCCGGATAGTGCAGGTGGACCGGGTGTGCCACACCGTCGAGGGCCATCCGGGACAGGACTCCCGGCAGCCCGTAGCAGTGGTCTCCGTGCACATGCGTGAGGCAGATCCTGTTGATGTGGCTGGCCGCGACGCCGGCGTGGATCATCTGGCGCTGGGTTCCCTCGCCGGGGTCGAAAAGCAGCCCTTCGCCGTCCCAGCGCAGAAAGTAGCCGTTGTGGTTCCGGGTCCTGGTGGGGACCTGTGAGGCGGTGCCCAATACCACCAGTTCACGCACCGCCGGCGCCTGCCGTCCCGGCGTGCAGCCCCTTGGCGTAGGCGGCCTGGCCGAGGTGCTGAAGGCAGTCCCCCAGGATGCTGACCAGCCGCACTCCGAGGGTCACAGGCGGATTCCAGTGCCTGTCAACCACGCGGTCCAGGTCCGGATCAGCAATGTCTTCCAGGACCTTGGCGGTCTGCCGGTGGACGGCATCGTAGTACTCCAGCAACAGCTCCCGCGGCGCCCTGACGGCGTCCACCTGTTTACTGGAGTGGCCGTAGCCCGTGTCGCGTTCCCCCAGGGGAAGGCCGAAGCGCTTCACGAAACCTTCCGCCGTCCACACCTGTTCCAGGCCCGCAGACGAGGCTACCTGCGCATCCTCCACCCGGCCCGAGTGCCAGATCAACCACGCGATGGAATTGCCGTTGCCACCCGGACGGCGCTGCAGCTGCGCCGCGTCAAGCCCGTCGAGGGCTTCCCGGACCAGGACCGGGAGGCGATCGAAGGCCTCCAGCAGCAGTTCTTTGGATTGCATGGGACTCCCTCCACTGCGGGCCGGGCCACGCCGGCCCGGCCCGCGGGGTTGCTAGCGTTCCAGGTCGTCGGGCTCAAACTCACTGAGCGGCGAGCCGCCAAAATTCTCCTCGTCGTCGCTGCCGTCAGCTTCGAGGCCGGTGGGGGCTTCCCCAAAATCAACATCCGCTGCGGCCTCCCCCAGGGTGGGGGTGTCAGGCGATACCTGCTCATCGCCTGAACGGTAACGCGCCCTGGCGCTTTCATCCCGCAGCGTCTGGTCGCTCAGGAAGTCCTCCTCTTCACCGGAGACGGCCTCGTCCTGCAGCAAGGGGTCCTCCTGCCAGCGGTCGGGGTTGTTTTCGGCAGCACCGGGGTAGTTGTCCGGCTCCCCCGATACTGGGTCCAGTTCCAGGGACGACGCCGCGCCGGGAGTTTCGTCGAGAAGCACATCGTCCTGCTCCACGACTTCCAGCTCATCGTCCGGGACGTTCTGTTCAGTCATGATGGTGCCTTTCTCGTTGCG
This region of Arthrobacter sp. DNA4 genomic DNA includes:
- a CDS encoding PadR family transcriptional regulator, translated to MRASNPAGGFGGNNLDGMWQAVEELRSRFEKRAGTRAGKGEVRTAVLALLAERPMHGYQIIREIEERSGGSWKPSAGSVYPTLQLLADEGSITAEETNGRKIYSLTEAGREEVATHHGAAPWDPAGPMAGGVASLPKAGIELAQAAAQVGRTGTQEQVHQAVAVLDEARRRLYAILAQD
- a CDS encoding NUDIX domain-containing protein, with the translated sequence MDHFPSAGMSSTPPQRTGPRDPGDAWVEGDRGRYWGRFGAAGVLAWDPAKGVLLQHRAVWSHNGGTWGLPGGALHQGEEPVDGALREAYEEAAVPSESVEVLFTSVLDHGYWSYTTVVVRVRESFEPVISDPESIALLWIPVAEVEALDLHPGFAAAWPELLAQLDTGEPW
- a CDS encoding metallophosphoesterase — its product is MPLNLVLLADTHVPKRARHLPEQVWSAVELADAVFHAGDWVEAELLDEFERRSKRLLGVFGNNDGPQLRRRLPETATATIGGVRFAVVHETGQAKGREQRCEALYPDADVLVFGHSHIPWDTVSPNGLRLLNPGSPTDRRRQPACTFMEAVVDSGRLAEVRLVEVRRD
- a CDS encoding DUF1810 domain-containing protein codes for the protein MNEPFDLERFVAAQNTGGTYEQALGELQVGRKSGHWMWFVFPQIAGLGQSATSRKYAISSLAEARAYLDHEVLGPRLLECALVLANHADQSAEDIFGGIDARKLRSSMTLFLRAAPGETVFKTVLAQFFNGEPDPATDELLVPGRGR
- a CDS encoding glucose 1-dehydrogenase gives rise to the protein MTDQYTFRNPVTAYEKISPPKQHQPEPGLDAELAPKADLGEETYRGTGRLEGRRAIVTGADSGIGAATAIAFAREGADVVLSYLPQEEEDASRIAGIIEAAGRKAVKVPGDLKDSAVCRDLVDTAVAVLGGVDILVNNAGKQVAQEDLQDISDEQFDHTLKTNVYAMFWVTKAAVPHMPAGSTIINTTSIQAYNPSPTLVDYATTKASINNFTKGLAQQLAPKGIRVNAVAPGPIWTPLQVSSGQPKEELPEFGQSTPLGRAGQPAELAPAYVFLASPESSYVVGETLNVNGGSPTP
- a CDS encoding YdiU family protein; this translates as MTAAAESTVTFDGRFARELAELAVPWQAEEAPSPELLVLNEKLAADLGLDPQYLRSPEGVRLLVGNHVPAGATPVAQAYAGHQFGGYSPLLGDGRALLLGEVTDRAGRLLDVHLKGSGRTPFARAGDGRAVVGPMLREYIVSEAMHALHIPTTRSLAVVATGRQVRRDDMLPGAVLARVASSHLRVGSFQYARATENMDLLKRLADHAISRHYQHAADAANPYLALFAAVVSAQAELVARWMLVGFVHGVMNTDNMTISGETIDYGPCAFMDAFNPAAVYSSIDVGGRYAYANQPVLAEWNLARLAEAMLPLIDQDQEKAVAPAVEVLGGFRGQYSEAWTRGMTGKLGLGGVDESGAAGALVDDVLDILKDGPVDYTLFFRNLGKAARGDLRPVRGMVLDLAALDAWLERWQALQPDAELMDSVNPAYIPRNHLVEEALSAATGGNLAPLQQLLEAVSEPFTERPGLERYLQGAPDDFGSYMTFCGT
- a CDS encoding TraR/DksA C4-type zinc finger protein, translated to MPDFERFRALLEEERARRLALLPALRADIEAANSARQGSNVDDEHDPEGATIAFELSQASALLKQSSASLDQIEAALARLAAGTYGTCAVCGEPIAEGRLEARPWTPYCIHHAASGRGR
- a CDS encoding ribonuclease Z; translated protein: MRELVVLGTASQVPTRTRNHNGYFLRWDGEGLLFDPGEGTQRQMIHAGVAASHINRICLTHVHGDHCYGLPGVLSRMALDGVAHPVHLHYPASGDPVVQALVAVGSPGIDLRLHPHSGAGPVADCLEVRPLRHRIETYGYLMTEPDGRTFLPERLQAAGIGGPDVGRLQRDGVLGAVRLEDVSVPRPGQRFAFIMDTAPCPGADDLADGADLLVTESTFSDDDGVLARQYLHLTAGQAGELAASGGVRTLVLTHFSARYGDDVSVLEQQAQARAPGVTVIAANDLDRIPVPRRRQPAGEAAGPTTAIGLNHDSSS
- a CDS encoding LysM peptidoglycan-binding domain-containing protein; its protein translation is MSKISTTARHRATPARSIVLEGLAVTAKSQARSLGRPALAVAAASGIAFGVGAPAHAGVSAPDTTEQTSVQATSAPAAPAAAPAAAAGNVHTVVSGDTLGAIAAAYGVSLNGVLSANGLGLSSVIYPGDQIQIPGAGYTAAPAPAPAAAPVQAAAATAPANTGMNMSYASATPVASTTGTGTGAAILASAYSQLGFKQDCTAMVEKALRSVGKSVGDLAPTQFFQYGTVVGAPAPGDLIITSGHVGVYAGNGQVVSGGVNGFDTQVHSISWLGGYSAVRVA
- a CDS encoding DNA alkylation repair protein — protein: MTGTADVVSAAADFVDRTLQNEGAWYRADDVGARLGGVLASYGSSVGAVRGTVRDALRKFKDLDHDGTVMLASALWGQPRPGSRPVFERRLAAVVLLQSRVRLLRHSDLTRLEGFLRSAQAADLTGPLLADVLVPLLAGLGERERQRAGVVVARWREDPDPQLRAAADALEKDLTI
- a CDS encoding DUF1918 domain-containing protein; this translates as MEAAQGDRIVVHGRTVGSSDRHGVILEVRGEGGSPPYVVRFDDGHETVMYPGGDFAVEHGHNA
- a CDS encoding endonuclease/exonuclease/phosphatase family protein, translating into MRVISYNLRKHKASGELLALARNHDIDALCLQEVDASDLPETLGPLHLADATKGNRLGLAIYYRTSRFTALDTQSFALKKSMHDRVLAPAHERLIGTRVMDTETQHELVIGSFHAAPLTASNSLRRKQIHAAHAELLSMGKGLMTLMVGDFNYPFFTKNLDMHMKNSGYALSLSNRRTYTRYKVFKGHFDFATSLGLDIASVETLPRGNSDHLPILVTADYGEGY